TAATGAACCTCTAGATTCTCGGGGGCCAAATGAGTCATCATCATCCAACTCTCGCTCTCACCTTCAccactctcctcctcctcttcctcaacGCCAACGCCGTAACCAACGACGAGCTCCAATCTCTCCTCGAGTTCCGCAAAGGCATCCGCGACGAATCCTCCAACAACCGCATCCAATGGGCCGCGCCAGACTCCCTCACCGACCCCACAACCTGCCTCGACGACTGGCCCGGAATCTCCTGCGACCCGGAAACCGGTTCAGTAACCTCAATTAATCTCGACCGGCTCGGTTTATCCGGGGAGCTCAAATTCCACACGCTCGCCTCTCTCCCCTCTCTCCGTAACTTAACCCTATCCGGTAACCGCTTCTCGGGTCGGGTCGTCCCTTCCTTGGGTAAAATCACCTCCCTCCAGCACTTGGATCTGTCGGATAACGGATTCTACGGACCTATCCCGGATCGGATCTCGGCTCTCTGGGGGTTGAACTACCTCAACCTCTCCGCCAACAAATTCTCCGGCGGGTTCCCGGGCGGGTTCGGGAACCTCCAGCAGTTACGATCTCTCGATTTGCACGGAAACGATGTCTACGGAGACGTCACCGAGATCTTCGCCGAGCTGAAGAACGTTGAGTTCGTTGACTTGAGCTCTAACCGCTTCAATGGCGGCTTGCCTCTAACCGTGTCCAGCATCTCCAACACTCTCCGTCACTTGAATCTGAGCCACAATGAACTAAACGGAGGATTCTTCAGCGGCGATTCCATCGGTTTGTTCAAGAATCTCGAGGTTCTTGATCTTGAGAACAACGAGATCAACGGCGAGCTGCCTAGGTTTGGATCGCAGCCTAATTTGAAGATCTTGAGGTTGGCGCGTAACCAGCTCTTCGGTGCGGTGCCTGGAGAGTTGCTGCAGAGTTCGATTCCCTTGCAGGAGTTGGATCTCAGTAGAAACGGCTTTACAGgtgaaattgaaaattacaacttgttttatacttttttcattttaattatagtttaggTTTATGTAATTAAAGAAAATGGATatttcttagaaaaataaacaGGAGAATATTGTAaaacgaaacaaaaataaacaggAGTGTTTGAGCATTGATTTGACTAGCATTTGAGTTATATGCTCTGAACCTTCTGTGCATTTATGgtgtttttctttatgtaaGTGCAGGATCAATTAGTGAAATCAATTCAACTACTTTAACTTTGTTGAATCTTTCCTCCAACGGTCTATCTGGCGAGCTTCCATCGAGTTTGAAGAGTTGTTTAGTTATAGATCTTAGCGGGAACACGTTCTCGGGTGACGTGTCCGTTGTTGGAAAATGGGAAGCTACTCCGGAGTTTCTTGATCTGAGCTCGAACAGTTTGTCAGGAGCCTTGCCTAACTTCACTTCAGTGTTTTCGAGATTAACCGTGTTGAATATTAGGAACAACTCTGTCTCCGGTAGCTTGCCTTCACTGTGGGATGCTTCTGGGGTTTCTCAGTTCTCTGTGATTGATCTCAGCTCGAATAAGTTCAGCGGATCCATTCCACAAACGTTCTTCACTTTTGGGAGTTTGAGAAGTTTGAATCTTTCAATGAATAACTTGGAAGGGGCAATTCCTTTTCGTGGCTCAGGTGCTAGTGAGCTTCTGGCTTTAACTTTTTATCCTCAGATGGAGTCGCTTGATCTCTCGACCAATTCGTTGACAGGTGTGTTGCCTGGGGAGATAGGTACAATGGAAAAGATTAAGGTGCTGAATCTCGCTAACAATAAGCTCTCTGGGGAAGTTCCAATCGATCTCAACAAGCTTAGTGGTCTTGAGTATCTTGACTTGTCAAACAACGGTTTCAACGGTCAGCTTCCTGACAAGCTTCCTTCACAAATGGTGAGGTTTAATGTGTCTTATAACGACTTATCAGGCGTAGTTCCAGAAGGTTTGAGAAGTTACCCGCGTTCGTCGTTTTATCCTGGTAACTCTAAGCTGATTCTCCCAGGTGGAACGCCAACGGGTGTGCCTGAGAAAGAACGTCGTTCGAAGCGTAGCATAATGATCGCTGTTATCGTTGCTTCGCTTGCAGTTGCTGTTATGGTTCTCTTTGTCTTGTTTGCGTATCATCGAACACAGCTCAAGAACTTTCATGGGAGGAATGAGTTTGCTGATCAAGACTCGACTAGGGACGCCAAGTCTGGACGCTCTTCTCGTCCCTCTTTTCTCAACTTCGGCTCAAATACTGGACAACATTCTTCATCTTTGAGCTTCTCAAACGCTCACTTGCTCACAGCAAATTCAAGGTCCTTATCCGGAATACCCGAACCGGAACCCGAGATATCTGAGCAGGGTTTACCCCCCACCACATCTGGACGGAGGTCTTCTTCAGGAAGCTCCCCACTATCCTCCTCGCCTCGTTTTAGCGACCAGCCTGTGATGTTAGATGTTTACTCACCCGATAGGTTGGCTGGAGAGCTCTTCTTTTTAGATCTTTCACTGAAACTCACAGCGGAAGAGCTATCCAGAGCTCCTGCGGAAGTTCTAGGTAGAAGCAGCCACGGAACGCTGTACAAAGCAACGCTGGACGATGGGCATATGTTGACCGTGAAGTGGCTGAGAGTTGGACTCGTGAGGCATAAGAAGGATTTCCACAAGGAAGCTAAAAAAATCGGCTCTTTGAAACATCCGAACATTGTCCCGCTGCGAGCTTACTATTGGGGTCCCAGAGAACAAGAGAGGCTTCTCCTCTCTGATTACATGGGAGGAGAAAGCTTGGCCATGCATCTATACGGTAAGAAGCTCTTATTATTACACCTTACTGTAAGATCTTGTTTGAGCTAAATGTAATCTCATTTCTCTGCAGAGACTACTCCTCGGAGGTATTCACCGATGTCTTTCACTCGAAGGCTAAAAGTCGCGGTTGAAGTGGCGCAGTGTCTTCTTTACCTACATGATAGAGCAATGCCGCATGGGAACTTAAAGCCAACAAACATAATCCTCACAAGTCCTGAGAACACTGTGCGGATAACAGATTACTGTATTCACCGTCTGATGAGCTCATCTGGTGTAGCGGAACAGATACTGAACATGAGTGCACTCGGCTACTCTGCTCCTGAACTTACCTCAGCTTCCAAACCCGTTCCAACGCTCAAGTCAGATGTCTATGCGTTTGGAGTGATTCTTTTGGAGCTTTTGACTAGACGTAGCGCGGGTGACATAATCTCTGGCCAATCAGGAGCCGTTGATCTGACAGATTGGGTGAGGTTATGTGATCAAGAAGGTAGGAGAATGGATTGCATAGATAGAGACATTGCAGGTGGAGAAGAGTTCTCAAAGGCAATGGATGATGCACTTGCTGTTGCAATCATGTGCATTGTCTCTGTAAATGAAAGGCCTAACATCAGACAGGTTCTTGATCAGCTTACCTCAATTTCTTCTCCttgagatttatttattttctctgtATATCTCAATGGATATCTCTATTCATCCCATCAtcccattttttcttcttctttctggtTTTGTGTTTTTAGTAGTTTGATCAGATGATTCAAATTCTCAGGTGTTCTTACATTTCTTATTCCTATTTTGTTGATTAATTTTCCCTTCCTTGTAAAGGTAGATGAAAAACTAATCCCATTTTTTCTGACACAACATTTGAGTTTGGTTATTGATGTTTCTGAAATTTATTTCAAGATATGGACTAGATTTTGTAAGCTACAAGCTTATATTTTGCAATGTCTCTGCAACTATATTTTAGCCGTTTGTCTTGTAGTTAAGATCCGATGATCAGCGTACAACAAAAACAACAGTTTAAGAACACAACTCAAGATATAGTTCTTGTTCTAATAATTTCTTATTAGTTTACAAAGCTGGGCCAAAACCTCCAATCTCTCCAGGGCACAAGTTATTTGAGGAATATAACTTCCCTTCACCGAGTCTCCCGGCTGCTACTCTTTAGTCTTTACTAATAATGTACGTTGCATTTTCTCCATACCTTAGATACAGCATAGTCCGCCTGTTGACATGAACTGCCTCAGATTACATACATCCAGTACTTGTTGATCAAGTCAAAGGATCAAAATGAGATAATAAAACCTAGCCACAGAAAGATAAAATCTCTGATTTAAACATAAACTGTATTAAAGAGTATTCACAATGCATATAAGTGAATGATCCAATAAAACGCCGTCAAACTTGAGGCAGCTTACATTTCCATAGCATTGACTTAAAACACTTTCGAGGAATACTaggaacaaataaaaaagaaatgaaaaaaaaaattaaaaaattgattgtTACTCttcaaaaataatgaaaaataattttactttgttattttctacagaaaaaaaagaatcccACTATATAAAAGCTACTAATTTTGGATGTTATAAAGGATGCCACATAGGCAAAATATTCTCAGCCATTCATTCTGCCACGTCACTGATAACCCAGACCAACAAATCGTAATTGCAGCCCAGCCCGTTAACCGGTTTCGCTCACGAAATTGCTGTCTCCGTCTCTTTGCTGTTGGGCCAGATTAAAAAATTTTCCAGCCCATCCCATTACTTATTTCAACTgtcaaactattttcttttgcattttctattatttcagacaattttttatttcaactgTTTTCTATAACAATGTGCAAACCGCCTAAGTTCCCTTTGATCTTAAAATAGTACGCCCAAGATAACAAAACCCCCTCATTTCACACACAGTCCCTgtaaatttctataaaaaactaaattctACTATCAAACCCACCCAACAAATTTACTACTACCACCTATAATTATGGCCCGGCCTacttaaactttaaaaaaaaccatgacaatacttaaaaaaaacacaccCTAACTATGttcacttcaaaaaaaaaaatttaaacaaaattgccaaaaaaatactaattctcATTCTTATCTATGTAGCACATGCaccacaagatcaaagcaattaggACAACACTCTCGAACCTCATCCAATAATCGTTAGGATCCTTAGGGTCTGGCCcatcacaaatcacaaaaataaagatGCTTTCCTAGGGACAACTTTCATATGTCTTGACATCCAGGTTTgtctaaaattcatatttttaattattccaaCTATATTTCAAATGATTGCTTCTAACCACTAAACAGGAACAAAAAATAGAGGGGAAGGTACCTATTTCTACGTCTGACACAATGTACCAACGCTTCGAAGAAGGGAAAATTTatcacattagatattttaatctcCTCCCCAATAACCAACGTTACAGGCTTACCGATCAACCATACATAATCAATATCAAAGAAACAACAACTATTACACTGATTCAAGAAAACATTGCACCGATTCCTTCATACATATTCCGGCCACAACGCTACACCCAGTTGATCAGCTTAGCAAGTGAAACCAACTTCCtaccaggtaaaaaaaaaacaaaaactctctcacacaaaaataaatcctaatttttttccaaacaaCCAAATTATTCCTACAGATGTTGTTGGCCGCATTTGCCTCATCCAAGGAAGTGATTTATATAACCACTACACAGATTCAAAAATCATCATTGGATTACGTTTAGACAGGTACaaactttttattaagtaataattggtttacaactaaacaaaatctaatacaataattatttgtaGATCGAAATTGGTACGTCTAACTTTATGGGACAAGGAGGCATCTAATTTCAGGGAGTTAAATCGCATATCAACAAGGAAAAAACAAGTCGTAATCATCACAAGTATCATTCCACGGATACATGAaggtaataaactaaacataaacttTACAAAAAACTAAATGCTAACAAATATTTGCCTTTTTCAGAAAAACTATCACTCACAGCAACACCTGGAACGCGCTTCTACTTTAACAACGAAATTGATATCATTCAACGCTTccaaaagaggaataaactgCTATCTTAAGCCTCATAGCAAACACCACCAGTcaacttttaaaacatttacgTTACCACTTCCTACGTCAATTAAATTGTCACACACAAAGATTATTTTCTCATTCAAATATCGAATTCctcaaaactatttattattcatacttacagttgttttttaaaaaaaaatgatcaccGTTTCGAACTTCTCCCctgtataaaaaaacaaaacttaacttatcctttcagaaaccaaaaaacacacaattttaattcacctgatttttattaaacatgTAATCCGCGCGCAGCGCGGACGCCGGCCCTAGTCTATAATATAATGAGGGAGTTTCTCTCCTCCTGAGGTGACACGTCAGCACTTTTTAAAGGGGCCAAATTTATTTTCGTATAAGACTTACGTCGCCCTGGCTATAACAACTAAAGTCTACTTGGCCCAGTGGTATAACCTGCTCATAGTAAAGCTTGAGTGTACGGGTTTGAATCCCCCTGGcttccttttaattttttttctattacacCTTCAAGGCTCCTTAAGGTGTCCACGTGTGCACTTTGTGGGTCCCacctttagttttctttttattttttcttccttttgtcGGGTGAGCTGCGATCTGTAACCATAATGggcttcaaattttttttagggATTCATTGTTACCGTGCTTTGCCTCTTCCACTTCTCCTTCTCCGTTAATCTTTGACTCCAGGGACAGTGGATGCTTCTCCAACTTTTAGCCTCCCCTATCATTCAACGGGTTTCTCTTAAT
Above is a window of Brassica napus cultivar Da-Ae unplaced genomic scaffold, Da-Ae ScsIHWf_1255;HRSCAF=1790, whole genome shotgun sequence DNA encoding:
- the LOC106384913 gene encoding probable inactive receptor kinase At5g10020 — its product is MSHHHPTLALTFTTLLLLFLNANAVTNDELQSLLEFRKGIRDESSNNRIQWAAPDSLTDPTTCLDDWPGISCDPETGSVTSINLDRLGLSGELKFHTLASLPSLRNLTLSGNRFSGRVVPSLGKITSLQHLDLSDNGFYGPIPDRISALWGLNYLNLSANKFSGGFPGGFGNLQQLRSLDLHGNDVYGDVTEIFAELKNVEFVDLSSNRFNGGLPLTVSSISNTLRHLNLSHNELNGGFFSGDSIGLFKNLEVLDLENNEINGELPRFGSQPNLKILRLARNQLFGAVPGELLQSSIPLQELDLSRNGFTGSISEINSTTLTLLNLSSNGLSGELPSSLKSCLVIDLSGNTFSGDVSVVGKWEATPEFLDLSSNSLSGALPNFTSVFSRLTVLNIRNNSVSGSLPSLWDASGVSQFSVIDLSSNKFSGSIPQTFFTFGSLRSLNLSMNNLEGAIPFRGSGASELLALTFYPQMESLDLSTNSLTGVLPGEIGTMEKIKVLNLANNKLSGEVPIDLNKLSGLEYLDLSNNGFNGQLPDKLPSQMVRFNVSYNDLSGVVPEGLRSYPRSSFYPGNSKLILPGGTPTGVPEKERRSKRSIMIAVIVASLAVAVMVLFVLFAYHRTQLKNFHGRNEFADQDSTRDAKSGRSSRPSFLNFGSNTGQHSSSLSFSNAHLLTANSRSLSGIPEPEPEISEQGLPPTTSGRRSSSGSSPLSSSPRFSDQPVMLDVYSPDRLAGELFFLDLSLKLTAEELSRAPAEVLGRSSHGTLYKATLDDGHMLTVKWLRVGLVRHKKDFHKEAKKIGSLKHPNIVPLRAYYWGPREQERLLLSDYMGGESLAMHLYETTPRRYSPMSFTRRLKVAVEVAQCLLYLHDRAMPHGNLKPTNIILTSPENTVRITDYCIHRLMSSSGVAEQILNMSALGYSAPELTSASKPVPTLKSDVYAFGVILLELLTRRSAGDIISGQSGAVDLTDWVRLCDQEGRRMDCIDRDIAGGEEFSKAMDDALAVAIMCIVSVNERPNIRQVLDQLTSISSP
- the LOC106384914 gene encoding uncharacterized protein LOC106384914 is translated as MYQRFEEGKIYHIRYFNLLPNNQRYRLTDQPYIINIKETTTITLIQENIAPIPSYIFRPQRYTQLISLASETNFLPDVVGRICLIQGSDLYNHYTDSKIIIGLRLDRSKLVRLTLWDKEASNFRELNRISTRKKQVVIITSIIPRIHEEKLSLTATPGTRFYFNNEIDIIQRFQKRNKLLS